A window of Campylobacter cuniculorum DSM 23162 = LMG 24588 contains these coding sequences:
- the recA gene encoding recombinase RecA translates to MDDNKKKSLDAALKSLDKAFGKGTILRLGDKQIEQIDSISTGSVGLDLALGIGGIPKGRIVEIYGPESSGKTTLTLHIIAECQKAGGVCAFIDAEHALDVKYAKNLGVDTDNLYISQPDFGEQALEIVETIARSGAIDLIVVDSVAALTPKAEIEGDMGDQHVGLQARLMSQALRKLTGIVHKMNTTVIFINQIRMKIGAMGYGTPETTTGGNALKFYASVRLDVRKIATLKQNEESIGNRVKVKVVKNKVAPPFKQAEFDVMFGEGLSKEGELIDYGVKLDIIDKSGAWFSYKDKKLGQGRENSKAFLKENPKLVEEITKEIQNSMGIENVISASEDEEEQ, encoded by the coding sequence ATGGACGATAATAAAAAAAAATCTCTCGATGCAGCCTTAAAAAGTCTCGATAAAGCCTTTGGTAAAGGCACAATCTTAAGACTTGGAGATAAACAAATTGAGCAAATTGATTCTATAAGCACGGGTTCTGTCGGACTTGATTTGGCTTTAGGAATCGGTGGAATTCCTAAGGGAAGAATCGTTGAAATTTATGGTCCTGAAAGCTCGGGAAAAACAACTCTAACTCTACATATTATAGCAGAATGTCAAAAAGCGGGTGGAGTTTGTGCCTTTATAGATGCTGAACATGCCTTAGATGTCAAATATGCGAAAAATTTAGGCGTGGATACAGACAATCTTTACATTTCTCAACCTGATTTTGGCGAACAAGCCTTAGAGATTGTTGAAACTATAGCGAGGAGTGGGGCTATTGATTTGATTGTGGTCGATAGTGTCGCAGCCTTAACACCAAAGGCTGAAATTGAAGGTGATATGGGTGATCAACATGTCGGACTTCAAGCAAGATTAATGTCTCAAGCTTTAAGAAAACTTACAGGTATAGTGCATAAAATGAACACAACCGTGATTTTTATCAATCAAATTCGTATGAAAATCGGGGCTATGGGTTATGGTACTCCAGAAACCACAACGGGAGGAAATGCTCTTAAATTTTATGCTTCAGTGCGTTTAGATGTTAGAAAAATCGCAACCTTAAAACAAAATGAAGAATCTATCGGCAATCGCGTTAAAGTTAAGGTTGTTAAAAACAAAGTGGCTCCACCTTTCAAACAAGCTGAATTTGATGTGATGTTTGGGGAAGGTTTGAGTAAAGAGGGTGAGCTTATTGATTATGGAGTTAAACTCGATATTATCGATAAAAGTGGGGCATGGTTTTCTTATAAAGATAAAAAATTAGGACAAGGCAGAGAAAATTCTAAGGCTTTCCTTAAAGAAAATCCAAAGCTTGTTGAAGAAATCACAAAAGAAATTCAAAATTCTATGGGCATAGAAAATGTCATCAGTGCAAGTGAAGATGAGGAGGAACAATAA
- the eno gene encoding phosphopyruvate hydratase, producing MLTIKNIRAYEILDSRGNPTIKTEVSLSDGSIGAAIVPSGASTGSKEALELRDKDERFGGKGVLKAIKNVNETIADAVIGLNAFNQSTLDETLKELDGTKNYSRLGANATLGVSMANARAAANALKIPLYRYLGGVHASVLPVPMCNIINGGAHANNNVDFQEFMIMPFGFTSFKEALRSVCEIYAILKKELANLGHSTALGDEGGFAPNLANNTEPIELLMTCIKKAGYEKNIKLALDVASTEFYKDGKYHLENKTFSSEELIERYAELCTKYPIYSIEDGLAENDFEGWIKLTEKLGKKIQLVGDDLFVTNEEILKEGILKKMANAVLIKPNQIGTLTQTMRTVRLAHRNDYKCIMSHRSGESEDAFIADFAVALNTGQIKTGALARAERTAKYNRLLEIELENDEYLGEKL from the coding sequence ATGCTGACGATAAAAAATATTAGAGCTTATGAAATTTTAGACAGCAGAGGCAATCCTACAATCAAAACTGAAGTGAGTTTAAGCGATGGAAGCATAGGAGCAGCTATAGTCCCAAGTGGTGCAAGCACAGGTTCAAAAGAGGCTTTGGAGTTAAGAGATAAAGATGAAAGATTTGGCGGAAAGGGTGTGTTAAAGGCTATAAAAAATGTCAATGAAACAATAGCTGATGCTGTGATAGGACTTAATGCTTTCAATCAAAGCACACTCGATGAAACTTTAAAAGAACTTGATGGCACAAAGAATTATTCTCGTTTGGGAGCAAATGCAACTTTAGGTGTTTCTATGGCAAATGCTCGAGCAGCAGCAAATGCCTTAAAAATTCCTTTATATAGGTATTTAGGTGGAGTTCATGCAAGTGTTTTGCCTGTGCCGATGTGCAATATCATCAACGGCGGAGCTCACGCTAATAATAATGTGGATTTTCAAGAATTTATGATTATGCCTTTTGGTTTTACTTCTTTTAAAGAAGCTCTACGCTCTGTTTGCGAAATTTATGCAATTCTTAAAAAAGAATTAGCAAATTTAGGGCATTCAACTGCTTTGGGTGATGAGGGAGGTTTTGCACCAAATTTAGCAAACAATACAGAACCTATCGAGCTTTTAATGACTTGTATTAAAAAAGCAGGTTATGAAAAAAACATCAAACTTGCCTTAGATGTTGCAAGTACAGAATTTTATAAAGATGGAAAATATCATTTAGAAAACAAAACTTTTTCAAGCGAAGAACTCATAGAAAGATATGCAGAACTTTGCACGAAATATCCTATATACAGCATTGAAGATGGTTTGGCGGAAAATGATTTTGAAGGTTGGATTAAACTTACAGAAAAGCTTGGTAAGAAAATTCAACTTGTGGGAGATGATTTGTTTGTAACTAATGAGGAAATTTTAAAAGAAGGCATACTTAAAAAAATGGCAAATGCTGTGCTTATAAAACCTAATCAAATCGGCACTCTTACGCAAACAATGCGTACCGTAAGACTTGCTCATAGAAATGATTATAAATGCATTATGAGTCATCGTTCAGGTGAAAGTGAAGATGCTTTTATCGCCGATTTTGCAGTGGCTTTAAACACGGGACAAATTAAAACAGGAGCCTTAGCAAGAGCTGAAAGAACTGCTAAATACAATCGCTTATTAGAAATTGAGCTTGAAAATGATGAATATTTGGGAGAAAAACTCTGA
- a CDS encoding menaquinone biosynthesis family protein — protein MKKIKIAHSPDADDIFMYMAIKFGWVGNEFSYENSALDIQSLNEFALKNEFDATAISFALYPLIAKEYALLRTAVSFGEGYGPKLIKKKGTKLKKNFKVALSGANTTNALIFRMKYKQARISYKNFLEIEKAVLDDEVDAGVLIHESILEFDENLCVEAELWDIWRELIQEELPLPLGAMALRRSLPLSDAIKVERDLSKAVELADSNRKILAAMLMERKLIRVNEEKLEHYLDLYANKNSISMSQTQIAAVNALFKLGYEYKFYDKIIDAKDYLIPIEYENARNS, from the coding sequence ATGAAAAAAATTAAAATCGCACATTCTCCCGACGCAGACGATATTTTTATGTATATGGCTATCAAATTTGGTTGGGTTGGAAATGAATTTTCTTATGAAAATTCAGCCTTAGATATACAGAGCTTAAATGAATTTGCCCTAAAAAATGAATTTGATGCCACAGCAATTTCTTTTGCACTTTATCCTTTAATCGCTAAAGAATACGCTCTTTTACGCACAGCTGTAAGTTTTGGAGAGGGCTATGGACCTAAGCTTATTAAAAAAAAAGGCACAAAGCTTAAAAAAAATTTCAAAGTGGCTTTAAGCGGTGCAAATACGACAAATGCTTTAATTTTTCGTATGAAATATAAACAAGCACGTATATCGTATAAAAATTTTTTAGAGATTGAAAAAGCTGTGCTTGATGATGAGGTGGATGCGGGAGTTTTGATACATGAGAGTATTTTGGAATTTGATGAAAATTTGTGCGTTGAAGCTGAGCTTTGGGATATTTGGCGTGAATTGATTCAAGAAGAATTGCCTTTGCCTTTGGGTGCAATGGCTTTAAGACGCTCTTTGCCTCTTAGCGATGCGATAAAGGTTGAAAGGGATTTGAGTAAGGCGGTTGAACTTGCTGATTCTAATCGCAAAATTTTAGCCGCTATGTTAATGGAAAGAAAGCTCATCCGTGTCAATGAAGAAAAACTTGAACATTATTTGGATTTGTATGCCAATAAAAATTCCATTTCTATGAGTCAAACGCAAATTGCAGCAGTGAATGCTTTATTTAAATTAGGATATGAATATAAATTTTATGATAAAATTATCGATGCAAAGGATTATTTAATCCCTATAGAATACGAAAATGCAAGAAATTCTTAA
- the fliQ gene encoding flagellar biosynthesis protein FliQ, translated as MEESTLVALGVSTFKTTLMLSLPMLLAGLIAGLLISIFQATTQINEMTLSFVPKIILVVVVIIFLMPWMVTTMVDFTSGIINQIPSFIK; from the coding sequence ATGGAAGAAAGTACCTTAGTTGCACTTGGGGTTTCAACTTTTAAAACCACTCTTATGCTTTCTTTGCCTATGCTTTTAGCGGGGCTTATTGCGGGACTTTTAATCAGTATTTTTCAAGCAACGACTCAGATTAATGAAATGACGCTTTCTTTTGTGCCAAAGATTATTTTGGTGGTTGTGGTGATTATCTTTTTAATGCCTTGGATGGTTACGACTATGGTGGATTTTACTTCGGGTATTATCAATCAAATTCCAAGTTTTATTAAATGA
- the cgpA gene encoding AMIN domain-containing protein has protein sequence MKIKILLICLILLNILNADENPFQSEQNLSIITPPNFQKDEVKFNSNARILKSVTFNYINLDGSENAITLDINKSIDWHDTYIITRQNNPNPSKILDVSVTIPEKNDLSAESNVSLDLELPEQTGKIYDFIAYTTYKNKIKLNTNDEIISDFSIGNPSKIIVDFKSNAIALTKNIRLNHSLFKRIDFGSHKGYYRLVIYLDGKYNYNIQKDSSGYLISLQ, from the coding sequence ATGAAAATTAAAATTTTATTGATTTGCCTAATTTTGCTTAACATTCTTAATGCAGATGAAAATCCTTTTCAAAGCGAACAAAATCTTAGCATTATCACTCCACCAAATTTTCAAAAAGATGAAGTGAAATTTAATTCTAATGCTAGAATTTTAAAAAGTGTAACTTTTAATTATATCAATCTTGATGGTAGTGAGAATGCTATCACTTTAGATATTAATAAAAGCATTGATTGGCACGATACTTATATTATCACGCGTCAAAATAATCCAAACCCTTCCAAAATTTTAGATGTTTCAGTAACCATACCTGAAAAAAATGATTTAAGTGCTGAAAGCAATGTCTCTCTTGATTTAGAACTTCCTGAGCAAACGGGTAAGATTTATGATTTTATCGCTTATACCACTTATAAAAATAAGATTAAACTCAATACAAATGATGAAATAATATCTGATTTTTCTATAGGAAATCCAAGTAAAATCATAGTCGATTTTAAATCAAATGCAATTGCTTTAACTAAGAATATAAGATTGAATCATTCTTTGTTTAAACGCATTGATTTTGGCTCTCATAAAGGCTATTATCGTTTGGTGATTTATCTTGATGGTAAATATAATTATAATATACAAAAAGACTCTAGCGGATATTTGATTAGTTTGCAATGA